Below is a window of Escherichia coli DSM 30083 = JCM 1649 = ATCC 11775 DNA.
AAGCTACTGCTTTCATAATGAGCGCCAATATAAAAGATGTCACCTGAATGAGATCAATTGTTGAAAAGAAAAATTGAGGAAAATCGTAACGGTACGACACTCCTCCCAAAATTGGCTGGAGTGTCGTGAAGTGAAATTAGCGCATTTCGGCGCGAACGCGCTTGAGATCTTCAGGGGTATCCACACCTGTGCCAGGAACTTCCTGGGCGACAGCAACGTGGATTTTTTCGCCGTACCACAGAACACGAAGCTGCTCTAACATTTCGATATGTTCTAACGGACTTGGCTGCCAGGTAACATAACGACGGATAAAGCCTGCTCGGTAGCCATAAATACCAAGATGACGCAGGAAGTTATCGCCTACGGTTTCAAGGTCTTTTGCAAAACGATCACGATCCCACGGAATGGTGGCGCGAGAGAAGTACAGTGCGTACCCTTCAGCGTCGAGAACCACTTTCACCGCATTCGGGTTAAACGCTTCTTCCGCATTGTGGATTGGCACCGCCAGAGTCGCCATACCCACCTGACGCTGAGCGAGGTTATCAGCAACCTGACGAATGATTGTCGCAGGGATCATCGGTTCATCACCCTGCACATTAACGATCACAGTGTCGTCGCTGAATGCGCATTTTTCGACAACTTCCGCCAATCGTTCTGTACCTGACTGATGATCGGCGCGCGTCATACATACTTCGCCGCCAGCGGCTTCAACAGCGCGGGCAACATCCTCATGATCGGTTGCCACGATGATGCGCTCGGCACCTGATTCGCG
It encodes the following:
- the kdsB gene encoding 3-deoxy-manno-octulosonate cytidylyltransferase, which gives rise to MSFVVIIPARYASTRLPGKPLVDINGKPMIVHVLERARESGAERIIVATDHEDVARAVEAAGGEVCMTRADHQSGTERLAEVVEKCAFSDDTVIVNVQGDEPMIPATIIRQVADNLAQRQVGMATLAVPIHNAEEAFNPNAVKVVLDAEGYALYFSRATIPWDRDRFAKDLETVGDNFLRHLGIYGYRAGFIRRYVTWQPSPLEHIEMLEQLRVLWYGEKIHVAVAQEVPGTGVDTPEDLKRVRAEMR